A stretch of Kyrpidia spormannii DNA encodes these proteins:
- the folD gene encoding bifunctional methylenetetrahydrofolate dehydrogenase/methenyltetrahydrofolate cyclohydrolase FolD encodes MSAQILDGKQLAAALREEIRRDVEELRAKRGIVPGLAVLLVGDDPASQSYVRGKQKASTEVGIHSVVERLPADLSEQTLLERIDHYNEDPSIHGILVQLPLPPQIAEDRVITRISPGKDVDGFHPWNVGRLYSGGEGFVPCTPAGILEMIRRNRIEIAGAHAVVVGRSGIVGKPVAQLLLRENATVTICHSKTKDLGFYTKQADILVAAVGRPGLITADMIKPGAVVIDVGINRVDGRLVGDVDFEAVKERAGWITPVPGGVGPMTITMLLYNTLWSAKRMGNVQ; translated from the coding sequence TTGTCGGCGCAGATTCTTGACGGGAAACAATTGGCGGCCGCCCTTCGCGAGGAGATTCGGCGGGATGTTGAGGAGTTGCGGGCCAAGCGGGGGATTGTGCCGGGGCTTGCCGTCCTCCTCGTGGGGGATGACCCGGCTTCCCAGAGTTATGTGCGGGGAAAACAAAAGGCGAGTACAGAAGTGGGAATCCACTCGGTGGTAGAACGCCTTCCCGCCGATCTGTCGGAACAGACGCTCCTCGAGAGGATCGATCACTATAACGAGGATCCGTCGATTCATGGGATTCTCGTGCAACTGCCGCTTCCGCCCCAGATAGCCGAGGATCGCGTGATCACGAGGATTTCGCCCGGTAAAGATGTGGACGGATTTCACCCGTGGAATGTCGGGCGCTTATACAGTGGAGGGGAAGGATTTGTTCCCTGTACTCCGGCGGGGATCCTCGAGATGATCCGCCGAAACCGAATCGAAATCGCCGGTGCCCACGCGGTGGTGGTGGGGCGCAGTGGAATCGTCGGGAAACCCGTGGCCCAACTACTCCTGCGGGAGAATGCAACAGTCACCATCTGCCACTCAAAAACGAAAGATCTGGGGTTTTACACGAAGCAAGCGGACATTCTGGTGGCGGCCGTCGGGCGGCCGGGGTTGATCACGGCGGATATGATCAAGCCAGGTGCTGTGGTGATCGACGTGGGGATCAACCGAGTGGACGGCCGCTTGGTGGGCGATGTCGATTTTGAGGCGGTTAAGGAGCGGGCGGGATGGATTACACCGGTACCCGGGGGCGTGGGCCCGATGACCATTACGATGCTCCTTTACAACACGCTTTGGAGTGCAAAACGGATGGGGAATGTTCAATGA
- the xseA gene encoding exodeoxyribonuclease VII large subunit — translation MTEAGAQALTVSELTAYVRDLLDRDEVLQDVWVMGEISNFTHHSSGHMYFSLKDAGSRIRAVMFASRNRKLIFRPEEGMKVVARGRVAVFDRDGTYQLYVEEMQPEGVGSLYLAFLQTRDRLQKEGLFDRERKRPLPAFPRVVGVITSTEGAAIRDIATTLRRRYPLARVAIFPALVQGPGAPASLAAALAAACAYGELDVIIIGRGGGSPEELWAFNDEALARAIAAAPVPVVSAVGHETDFTIADYVADVRAPTPTAAAELVAPHVLELRRRVEEARRAMVDALVRRVQGDRQRLEHLLGRPGLRRPEQWIQWRRQTVDGLHTRLGQAAWKSVYRRKETLIRLTDILGRHSPKEQIQRAQNRLEAQKQKLQFAAWTGWQRAVHRFERQVDKLEALSPLAVMRRGWSLVYRPDRRELVRDISQLAPGDNVHVRLTGGWADCQVWGIEEESEDGGGATTAKGGIAPKRGQGGTRGTGQF, via the coding sequence ATGACCGAAGCCGGCGCGCAAGCCCTCACTGTTTCGGAATTGACCGCTTATGTCCGCGACTTACTGGACCGGGACGAAGTGCTTCAGGACGTTTGGGTGATGGGTGAGATTTCGAATTTCACCCACCATTCGAGTGGGCACATGTATTTTTCTCTCAAGGACGCGGGAAGCCGGATTCGGGCGGTGATGTTTGCCAGCCGAAACCGCAAGCTGATTTTTCGGCCCGAGGAGGGCATGAAAGTCGTGGCCCGGGGGCGGGTGGCTGTCTTTGACCGGGACGGGACGTACCAATTGTATGTGGAAGAAATGCAGCCCGAAGGGGTCGGCTCTCTGTACCTGGCGTTTTTGCAAACCCGGGATCGACTGCAAAAGGAAGGGTTGTTCGATCGAGAGCGCAAAAGGCCCCTGCCGGCCTTCCCCCGGGTGGTGGGGGTGATCACCTCCACCGAGGGGGCTGCGATCCGGGACATCGCGACAACGTTGCGCAGGCGGTATCCTCTGGCCCGGGTGGCGATTTTCCCGGCGTTGGTGCAGGGCCCCGGGGCGCCCGCTTCCTTGGCGGCGGCCCTGGCGGCGGCCTGTGCCTACGGGGAGTTGGACGTGATTATCATCGGCCGGGGCGGGGGCTCGCCGGAGGAGTTGTGGGCCTTTAATGACGAGGCTTTGGCCCGGGCCATCGCCGCAGCCCCCGTTCCTGTAGTGTCGGCGGTCGGGCACGAGACCGATTTCACCATAGCCGATTATGTGGCGGATGTCCGGGCACCGACCCCCACGGCGGCGGCAGAACTCGTCGCTCCCCACGTGCTTGAGTTGCGCCGGCGGGTGGAGGAAGCTCGAAGGGCCATGGTGGATGCCCTGGTGCGGCGGGTGCAGGGCGATCGTCAACGGTTGGAACACCTGTTGGGGCGACCCGGCCTGCGCCGGCCGGAGCAGTGGATTCAATGGCGTCGACAAACCGTGGACGGTTTACACACCCGACTCGGTCAGGCGGCGTGGAAATCGGTCTACCGAAGGAAGGAAACTTTGATCCGCTTGACGGATATCCTCGGCCGGCACAGTCCCAAGGAGCAGATTCAGCGGGCCCAAAACCGGTTGGAAGCGCAAAAACAGAAGCTTCAGTTTGCCGCGTGGACCGGATGGCAGAGGGCGGTCCATCGGTTCGAGCGGCAAGTGGACAAGCTGGAGGCCTTGAGCCCCTTGGCGGTCATGCGCCGGGGCTGGAGTTTGGTATACCGACCGGATCGTAGGGAGTTAGTCCGGGACATCTCCCAGCTTGCCCCCGGAGACAACGTCCATGTGCGGCTGACAGGGGGGTGGGCGGACTGTCAAGTCTGGGGTATCGAGGAGGAGTCGGAGGATGGCGGAGGAGCGACAACCGCTAAAGGAGGAATTGCCCCAAAGCGGGGGCAAGGCGGGACCCGAGGAACCGGCCAGTTTTGA
- the xseB gene encoding exodeoxyribonuclease VII small subunit, producing MAEERQPLKEELPQSGGKAGPEEPASFEEAMERLEQVVRELESGELSLERSIVRFQEGMMLAKWCRDQLDQAEQRIEVVLQQEGGGWESRPFEPRPGEDE from the coding sequence ATGGCGGAGGAGCGACAACCGCTAAAGGAGGAATTGCCCCAAAGCGGGGGCAAGGCGGGACCCGAGGAACCGGCCAGTTTTGAGGAAGCGATGGAGCGGCTGGAACAGGTGGTGCGGGAGTTGGAGAGCGGAGAACTGTCCTTGGAACGGTCGATCGTACGGTTTCAGGAAGGCATGATGTTGGCCAAGTGGTGCCGGGACCAGTTGGATCAGGCGGAGCAGCGAATCGAAGTGGTCTTACAACAGGAGGGCGGGGGATGGGAAAGTCGTCCCTTTGAACCCCGGCCTGGGGAGGATGAGTGA